The following are encoded in a window of Streptomyces sp. Go-475 genomic DNA:
- a CDS encoding DUF3048 domain-containing protein, producing the protein MGRGARGRRAATTAALLAATVTATLAAGCTNGGGTTDDGRGSARESRQETSPSAPGRSVLAVKIDNARAARPHTGVDAADVVYVEQVEGGLSRLMAVYATKVPKTVGPVRSARESDLELLRQFDRPTLAFSGAQKKLLPLIDRAPLRAETPGSTPDAFFRDSGRPAPYNLFLRPERLVPETPGQSALTTGFRYGSAPAGGTATASQTVRYPAARFTFTWSDARDRWLVGMDGAPATTADGKRMAAATIVVQYVTVRESAFRDFLGNNTPYTETVGSGKAKVLRDGRAYDVNWKRAEAADGTAFTTGDGTPVNFAKGQVWVVYAKAS; encoded by the coding sequence ATGGGACGAGGGGCGCGCGGACGGCGCGCCGCGACGACAGCGGCACTGCTGGCCGCCACGGTGACGGCCACCCTGGCGGCGGGCTGCACGAACGGGGGCGGCACCACCGACGACGGACGGGGCTCGGCCCGGGAGTCGCGGCAGGAGACCTCCCCCTCGGCGCCCGGCCGCTCCGTCCTCGCCGTGAAGATCGACAACGCCCGCGCGGCCCGGCCGCACACGGGCGTCGACGCCGCGGACGTGGTGTACGTGGAGCAGGTCGAGGGCGGGCTGAGCCGGCTGATGGCGGTGTACGCGACCAAGGTGCCGAAGACCGTCGGCCCGGTGCGCAGCGCACGCGAGTCGGACCTGGAGCTGCTGCGCCAGTTCGACCGGCCCACCCTCGCCTTCTCCGGCGCGCAGAAGAAGCTCCTGCCGCTGATCGACCGGGCACCGCTGCGGGCGGAGACCCCGGGCAGCACCCCCGACGCCTTCTTCCGCGACTCCGGCCGGCCCGCCCCGTACAACCTCTTCCTGCGGCCCGAGCGGCTCGTGCCCGAGACCCCCGGCCAGTCCGCCCTGACCACCGGTTTCCGCTACGGCTCCGCCCCGGCGGGCGGCACGGCGACGGCCTCGCAGACGGTGCGCTACCCGGCGGCCCGTTTCACCTTCACCTGGTCGGACGCCCGGGACCGCTGGCTGGTCGGCATGGACGGCGCGCCCGCCACGACCGCCGACGGCAAGCGGATGGCGGCCGCGACGATCGTCGTGCAGTACGTCACGGTGCGCGAGTCCGCCTTCCGTGACTTCCTCGGCAACAACACGCCGTACACCGAGACGGTCGGCTCGGGGAAGGCGAAGGTGCTGCGGGACGGACGGGCCTACGACGTGAACTGGAAGCGCGCGGAGGCCGCCGACGGTACGGCGTTCACCACCGGCGACGGCACGCCGGTGAACTTCGCGAAGGGCCAGGTGTGGGTGGTGTACGCCAAGGCGTCCTGA
- a CDS encoding ThuA domain-containing protein, with the protein MHLRGLSRGLSKRRRVWAASVAAGAVTAGLLSGPAASARPYPEPPLTTMSIKSPPGGANVRVLVFHGSAAGEESPVVNAAIEAIEDIGLTGPANRRFKVQATGDASVFTDDTRLGRFNAIVFLTGGGDVLDPEQEAGLEAYMEAGGGFLGIHDAARAEPYSDWFTGLVGARPATSSPAAVQRATVEVGDRRHPATKDLPVRWKRPDKWLNWVKNPSGEVHTVARVRESTYQPGTGANGWDHPVSWCRDYDGGRSFYTGMGGTVSSYDETDFRAHLRGALMWTTRLEQADCKATINAHYAAERLTKPNQPGQNDQIGEPHGLVTAPDGRVFYIGRGGADSSQPVITDWNNPDIGKGRGEIHVYDPRTKQVTLAGALTVFGNKGGGDELVKVEEGLLGIELDPQFARNGWVYLHYTPHERINRETRMAERRVSRFTLDQATNKLDLSSEKVLLKWPVQIHSCCHSGGGMAWDSKGNLYIATGDNNSSGFSGGYSGNNPEPNYKGVSFADARRTAGNTNNLNGKILRIHPEPDGTYTLPEGNLFTGKETDEGGGKTRGEIYVMGVRNPARIFVDKSTDVLYAGWVGPDASAPSTTWGPAKYDTFAAITKAGNRGWPYCMGNKQPYRDRNLPDPSKPLGWYDCDHPKNESPNNDGLVNLPPVTGNNIWYSPQGGAPDYPRDANGVPSYKPEEATYQLPWLKGGGQAAMNGPVYRSGSVAADSTVKWPAYWDGKWFVGDFYDADQPRHAVLMDPKTLGDGGLPVHAESLKKIVPIGNDGIKNLMDWKFGPDGALYVLDYGRGFFTSDSKSALWRVVYKGGGPTPAAGQLARGTE; encoded by the coding sequence ATGCACTTACGAGGGCTGAGCAGAGGGCTGAGCAAGAGAAGACGCGTCTGGGCGGCCTCCGTGGCCGCCGGTGCCGTGACCGCCGGGCTGCTGTCGGGGCCCGCCGCGAGTGCGCGTCCGTACCCGGAACCGCCGCTGACAACGATGTCGATCAAGTCGCCGCCGGGCGGCGCGAACGTACGGGTGCTGGTCTTCCACGGTTCCGCGGCCGGCGAGGAGTCGCCGGTCGTGAACGCCGCGATCGAGGCCATCGAGGACATCGGGCTGACCGGCCCCGCGAACCGCCGCTTCAAGGTCCAGGCGACCGGCGACGCCTCGGTGTTCACCGACGACACGAGGCTCGGCCGTTTCAACGCGATCGTGTTCCTGACCGGCGGGGGCGACGTCCTCGACCCGGAGCAGGAGGCGGGCCTGGAGGCGTACATGGAGGCCGGCGGCGGGTTCCTCGGCATCCATGACGCCGCGCGGGCGGAGCCCTACTCGGACTGGTTCACCGGTCTGGTGGGCGCCCGCCCGGCCACGTCGAGCCCGGCGGCGGTGCAGCGGGCGACCGTGGAGGTCGGCGACCGCCGGCACCCGGCGACCAAGGACCTGCCGGTGCGGTGGAAACGCCCGGACAAGTGGCTGAACTGGGTGAAGAACCCATCGGGCGAGGTCCACACGGTGGCCCGGGTGCGGGAGTCGACGTACCAGCCGGGCACGGGCGCCAACGGCTGGGATCACCCGGTCAGTTGGTGCCGGGACTACGACGGCGGCCGCTCCTTCTACACCGGCATGGGCGGCACGGTGTCCTCGTACGACGAGACCGACTTCCGGGCCCATCTGCGCGGCGCGCTGATGTGGACGACCCGGCTGGAGCAGGCCGACTGCAAGGCGACCATCAACGCCCACTACGCGGCGGAGCGGCTGACCAAGCCCAACCAGCCGGGGCAGAACGACCAGATCGGCGAGCCGCACGGGCTGGTCACCGCGCCCGACGGCCGCGTCTTCTACATCGGCCGGGGCGGTGCCGACTCCTCGCAGCCGGTGATCACCGACTGGAACAACCCCGACATCGGCAAGGGCAGGGGCGAGATCCACGTCTACGACCCGAGGACCAAGCAGGTCACCCTGGCCGGCGCGCTGACCGTCTTCGGCAACAAGGGCGGCGGCGACGAGCTGGTCAAGGTCGAGGAGGGGCTGCTCGGCATCGAACTGGACCCGCAGTTCGCGCGGAACGGCTGGGTGTACCTGCACTACACGCCGCACGAGCGGATCAATCGCGAGACGCGCATGGCGGAGCGTCGCGTCTCCCGCTTCACGCTCGACCAGGCCACCAACAAGCTGGATCTGTCGAGTGAGAAGGTGCTGCTGAAGTGGCCGGTGCAGATCCACAGTTGCTGCCATTCCGGCGGCGGGATGGCCTGGGACTCCAAGGGCAACCTGTACATCGCCACGGGTGACAACAACTCCAGCGGCTTCAGCGGCGGTTACTCGGGCAACAATCCCGAGCCGAACTACAAGGGCGTCTCGTTCGCGGACGCGCGCCGCACCGCCGGCAACACCAACAACCTCAACGGCAAGATCCTGCGCATCCACCCGGAGCCGGACGGCACCTACACGCTGCCCGAGGGCAACCTGTTCACCGGGAAGGAGACCGACGAGGGCGGCGGCAAGACGCGCGGCGAGATCTATGTGATGGGCGTGCGCAACCCCGCGCGCATCTTCGTCGACAAGTCGACCGACGTGCTCTACGCGGGCTGGGTCGGACCGGACGCGAGCGCGCCCTCGACGACCTGGGGCCCGGCCAAGTACGACACGTTCGCCGCCATCACCAAGGCGGGCAACCGCGGCTGGCCGTACTGCATGGGCAACAAGCAGCCCTACCGCGACCGCAATCTGCCGGACCCGTCCAAGCCGCTGGGCTGGTACGACTGCGACCACCCGAAGAACGAGTCGCCGAACAACGACGGCCTGGTCAACCTGCCGCCGGTGACCGGCAACAACATCTGGTACTCGCCGCAGGGCGGCGCGCCGGACTACCCGCGGGACGCGAACGGCGTCCCCTCCTACAAGCCGGAGGAGGCCACCTACCAGCTGCCCTGGCTCAAGGGCGGCGGGCAGGCGGCCATGAACGGGCCGGTGTACCGGTCCGGTTCGGTCGCGGCCGACAGCACCGTGAAGTGGCCGGCCTACTGGGACGGCAAGTGGTTCGTCGGTGACTTCTACGACGCCGACCAGCCGCGCCACGCGGTGCTCATGGACCCGAAGACGCTGGGAGACGGCGGTCTGCCGGTGCACGCGGAGTCGCTGAAGAAGATCGTGCCGATCGGCAACGACGGCATCAAGAACCTGATGGACTGGAAGTTCGGTCCGGACGGCGCGCTGTACGTCCTCGACTACGGGCGCGGCTTCTTCACCTCGGACTCCAAGTCGGCCCTGTGGCGGGTCGTCTACAAGGGCGGCGGGCCGACCCCGGCCGCCGGGCAGCTGGCGAGGGGGACCGAGTGA
- a CDS encoding ATP-dependent DNA ligase, which translates to MDLPVMPPVLPMLAKSVAAIPAGMQYEAKWDGFRAIVFRDGDEVELGSRTGKPLTRYFPELVTAVRERLPERCVVDGEIVIAREGRLDFDALTERIHPADSRVRMLAERTPASLVVFDLLALGDESLMDAPLTDRRERLSEELSGVRAPVHLAPATTDIEVARQWFEEYEGAGLDGVVAKPLTVRYRPDERAMFKIKHERTADVVVAGYRLHKSGPVVGSLLLGLYDERGTLQHVGVSAAFTMKRRAELVTELEPLRMDDVAGHPWAAWSEEAAHETARLPGAPSRWSAKKDLSWVPLRPERVAEVAYDHMENGQRFRHTARFRRWRPDRTPESCTYAQLQEPVRYDLAEILGA; encoded by the coding sequence ATGGATCTGCCGGTGATGCCCCCTGTCCTGCCGATGCTCGCCAAGTCCGTGGCGGCGATCCCCGCGGGCATGCAGTACGAGGCGAAGTGGGACGGTTTCCGGGCGATCGTGTTCCGGGACGGGGACGAGGTCGAGCTGGGCAGTCGTACCGGGAAGCCGTTGACCAGGTACTTTCCCGAGCTGGTGACGGCCGTGCGGGAGCGGTTGCCCGAGCGGTGCGTGGTGGACGGGGAGATCGTGATCGCGCGGGAGGGGCGGCTGGACTTCGACGCGCTGACGGAGCGGATCCACCCGGCGGACTCGCGGGTGCGGATGCTGGCCGAGCGGACACCGGCCTCTCTGGTCGTCTTCGACCTGCTGGCGCTCGGGGACGAGTCGCTGATGGACGCCCCGCTGACCGACCGGCGGGAGCGGCTGTCCGAGGAGCTTTCCGGGGTGCGGGCTCCGGTGCACCTGGCGCCGGCGACCACGGACATCGAGGTGGCGCGGCAGTGGTTCGAGGAGTACGAGGGCGCGGGTCTGGACGGGGTCGTGGCCAAGCCGCTGACCGTGCGCTACCGCCCGGACGAGCGGGCCATGTTCAAGATCAAGCACGAGCGGACGGCGGACGTCGTCGTCGCCGGGTACCGGCTGCACAAGAGCGGTCCGGTGGTGGGCTCGCTGCTGCTCGGGCTGTATGACGAGCGGGGCACGCTGCAGCACGTGGGCGTCTCCGCCGCGTTCACGATGAAGCGGCGGGCCGAGCTGGTGACGGAGCTGGAGCCGCTGCGCATGGACGACGTGGCGGGGCATCCGTGGGCGGCCTGGTCCGAGGAGGCCGCGCACGAGACGGCCCGGCTGCCGGGGGCGCCCAGTCGCTGGTCGGCCAAGAAGGACCTGTCCTGGGTGCCGCTACGGCCCGAGCGGGTGGCCGAGGTGGCGTACGACCACATGGAGAACGGGCAGCGCTTCCGGCACACCGCCCGCTTCCGCCGCTGGCGCCCGGACCGGACCCCGGAGAGCTGCACGTACGCCCAGCTCCAGGAGCCGGTCCGCTACGACCTGGCGGAGATCCTCGGGGCCTGA
- the ligD gene encoding non-homologous end-joining DNA ligase, translating into MGDAVELEVDGRTVRLSSPDKVFFPERGFTKLDLARYYIAVGPGILRALRDRPTTLERYPEGVSGENFFQKRAPKNMPDWIPTAHITFPSGRSADEMCPTEVGAVVWAAQFGTLTFHPWPVRRDDVDRPDELRIDLDPQPGTDYADAVRAAHELRAVLDEFGGLRGFPKTSGGRGLHVFVPIEPRWTFTQVRRAAIAVGREMERRMPEQVTIKWWKEERGERIFLDYNQTARDRTIASAYSVRPRPHAPVSAPLRWEEVGVAHPRDFDLATMPARFAELGDVHADMDDHRYSLEALLDLARRDEHDHGLGDLPYPPEYPKMPGEPRRVQPSRARKQAPPTTP; encoded by the coding sequence ATGGGTGACGCGGTGGAACTGGAGGTGGACGGCCGGACCGTACGGCTGTCCAGCCCGGACAAGGTCTTCTTCCCGGAGCGCGGTTTCACCAAGCTGGACCTCGCCCGCTACTACATCGCCGTCGGCCCCGGCATCCTGCGCGCCCTGCGCGACCGGCCGACCACCCTGGAGCGCTACCCCGAGGGCGTGAGCGGCGAGAACTTCTTCCAGAAGCGGGCGCCGAAGAACATGCCCGACTGGATCCCGACCGCGCACATCACCTTCCCCAGCGGCCGCAGCGCCGACGAGATGTGCCCGACCGAGGTCGGCGCGGTGGTGTGGGCCGCCCAGTTCGGCACGCTCACCTTCCACCCCTGGCCGGTGCGCCGCGACGACGTCGACCGCCCCGACGAACTGCGCATCGACCTCGACCCGCAGCCCGGCACCGACTACGCGGACGCCGTCCGCGCCGCCCACGAACTGCGGGCCGTGCTCGACGAGTTCGGCGGACTGCGCGGCTTCCCCAAGACCTCCGGCGGCCGGGGCCTGCACGTGTTCGTGCCCATCGAGCCGCGCTGGACCTTCACCCAGGTCCGGCGCGCCGCCATCGCCGTCGGCCGGGAGATGGAACGGCGGATGCCGGAGCAGGTCACCATCAAGTGGTGGAAGGAGGAGCGCGGCGAGCGCATCTTCCTGGACTACAACCAGACGGCCCGCGACCGCACGATCGCCTCCGCCTACTCCGTACGCCCCCGCCCGCACGCCCCCGTCTCCGCGCCCCTGCGCTGGGAGGAGGTCGGCGTCGCGCACCCGCGGGACTTCGACCTCGCGACCATGCCCGCGCGCTTCGCCGAACTCGGCGATGTGCACGCGGACATGGACGACCACCGCTACTCACTGGAGGCCCTGCTCGACCTCGCCCGCCGTGACGAGCACGACCACGGTCTGGGCGACCTGCCGTACCCGCCCGAGTATCCGAAGATGCCGGGGGAGCCCAGACGGGTACAGCCGAGCAGGGCCCGCAAACAGGCGCCTCCTACAACTCCTTGA
- a CDS encoding zinc-dependent alcohol dehydrogenase, whose translation MRAVTWQGKRDVRVEDVPDPQLQEPTDAIIRITSSGLCGSDLHLYEVLTPFMTPGDILGHEPMGIVEEVGAGVPDLQVGDRVVVPFQIACGNCWMCLTGLPTQCETTQVHGEGMGAALFGYTRLYGSVPGAQAEYLRVPQAQYGPIKVPEGPPDDRFVYLSDVLPTAWQAVAYADIPQGGSIAVLGLGPIGDMACRIAQVRGAGRVFGVDLVPERLSRARARGVETYDLRSFDDEKELVAAIRDETDGRGPDAVIDAVGTEAHGSAAAKLAQQATAIMPRKLSGPFAERFSVDRLAALYTAIDLVRRGGTISLSGVYGGMADPMPMLTLFDKQIQMRMGQANVRRWSDDIIPYLTDEDPLGVDDFATHRVPLSEAPHAYDMFQRKQDGAVKVLMQP comes from the coding sequence ATGAGGGCAGTGACCTGGCAGGGCAAGCGGGATGTGCGCGTGGAGGACGTGCCCGATCCGCAGCTCCAGGAACCGACGGACGCGATCATCCGCATCACCTCCAGCGGGCTGTGCGGCTCCGACCTGCACCTGTACGAGGTGCTCACGCCGTTCATGACCCCGGGCGACATCCTGGGTCATGAACCCATGGGCATCGTCGAGGAGGTCGGCGCCGGCGTCCCGGACCTCCAGGTGGGGGACCGGGTGGTGGTGCCGTTCCAGATCGCCTGCGGCAACTGCTGGATGTGCCTCACCGGCCTCCCCACCCAGTGCGAGACCACCCAGGTCCACGGCGAGGGCATGGGCGCCGCCCTGTTCGGCTACACCCGCCTGTACGGCTCGGTGCCCGGCGCCCAGGCCGAGTACCTGCGCGTCCCGCAGGCCCAGTACGGCCCGATCAAGGTCCCCGAGGGGCCGCCCGACGACCGCTTCGTCTACCTCTCCGACGTCCTGCCCACCGCCTGGCAGGCGGTCGCCTACGCCGACATCCCCCAGGGCGGCAGCATCGCCGTGCTCGGCCTCGGACCCATCGGCGACATGGCCTGCCGCATCGCCCAGGTGCGTGGCGCCGGACGGGTGTTCGGCGTGGACCTGGTCCCGGAGCGGCTGAGCCGGGCCCGCGCGCGGGGCGTGGAGACGTACGACCTCAGGTCCTTCGACGACGAGAAGGAACTCGTCGCCGCGATCCGCGACGAGACCGACGGACGCGGTCCCGACGCCGTGATCGACGCCGTCGGCACCGAGGCCCACGGCAGCGCGGCCGCCAAGCTCGCCCAGCAGGCCACGGCGATCATGCCCCGCAAGCTGAGCGGCCCGTTCGCCGAACGCTTCAGCGTCGACCGCCTCGCCGCCCTCTACACCGCCATCGACCTGGTGCGCCGCGGCGGCACCATCTCGCTCTCCGGTGTCTACGGCGGCATGGCCGACCCGATGCCGATGCTCACCCTGTTCGACAAGCAGATCCAGATGCGCATGGGCCAGGCCAACGTCCGCCGCTGGAGCGACGACATCATCCCGTACCTGACCGACGAGGACCCGCTCGGCGTGGACGACTTCGCCACCCATCGGGTGCCGCTCTCCGAGGCGCCGCACGCGTACGACATGTTCCAGCGCAAGCAGGACGGCGCGGTCAAGGTGCTGATGCAGCCCTGA
- a CDS encoding MarR family transcriptional regulator → MAAADLTTHPGHLARRLQQAHYLLWNTMVSEEITSPQFAVLNALVAEPGLDQRTVGERVGLDRSTVAEVISRLGRRGLLDKVRDPQDGRRFLLRLTDEGVRTHRKLTVRTARMNQVFLAPLTAEERTVFFDLIRRVADAAEGLRNPEEPLVAPG, encoded by the coding sequence ATGGCGGCGGCGGACCTCACCACCCACCCCGGGCACCTGGCCCGGCGGCTCCAGCAGGCCCACTACCTGCTGTGGAACACGATGGTCTCCGAGGAGATCACCTCGCCGCAGTTCGCGGTCCTCAACGCCCTCGTCGCCGAGCCGGGACTGGACCAGCGCACGGTGGGGGAGCGGGTGGGGCTCGACCGGTCCACGGTCGCCGAGGTGATCAGCCGGCTCGGCCGGCGCGGACTGCTCGACAAGGTGCGCGACCCGCAGGACGGCCGCCGCTTCCTGCTGCGCCTCACGGACGAGGGCGTGCGCACGCACCGCAAGCTGACCGTGCGCACCGCGCGGATGAACCAGGTCTTCCTCGCCCCGCTGACCGCCGAGGAGCGGACGGTGTTCTTCGACCTCATCCGGCGGGTGGCGGACGCGGCCGAGGGGCTCCGCAACCCCGAGGAGCCCCTGGTGGCGCCCGGCTGA
- a CDS encoding family 16 glycoside hydrolase encodes MLGVQAMPAAGQAQAPAAEQVLTWTAGNDIDKYLSAPKTAVAGQATIVFENSTATGNTTGMPHTLTFVTSDPEFNSDVQLNILANPNDAQGGKHTAQVTLTPGRYFYHCTIPGHGQMQGILTVTEGTGEDTTAPEASAHVSGTQNTQGQYVGSASVALHATDTGGSGLDRIEYAIGDTGAWQPYTTPVVIDQVGDHKIRYRAFDKAGNVSAEKSAAFTVVAPQSDDTTAPETSATVSGERDASGAYVDMATVTVSASDTGSGVNTIEYAIGSGAWQPYTAPVMVHQVGEHTVRYRATDKAGNVAAEKNVRFTVVAAPPQDTTPPVTGVTVEGTKNSDGAYVNSARVTVTATDAHGSGVERIEYSLDGGPYLAYSAPVVVDRAGAHTVAYRATDKAGNTSAARTVTFTVVSGGVPAPNCPEYDERLTVFVGTVDSGVRNRVTDNRCRIGELIEDEKEWTSHALFLKHVTSVLDALLKEGVIDQREYNAIRKAARQSGIGKPGQTAGYRAIFDGSAESLAKWQHVGGGSFGLNPDGTITSSTTTPGMGMLWFPQRKYGDFSLKLQWRDDAPGTGNANSGVFVRFPWVHDHPEESRPEWVAIKYGHEVQVLDRPDGDLYKTGSVYGFDRVGLAGAGVTQKGTWNDYEIRVEGQHYSVFRNGVLINEFDNTGGQEFSPPRADDPGTDGRRFASGYVGLQVHGTTDVVSFRDIRIKEL; translated from the coding sequence ATGCTCGGCGTGCAGGCGATGCCCGCCGCCGGGCAGGCACAGGCGCCGGCCGCCGAACAGGTGCTCACCTGGACGGCCGGCAACGACATCGACAAGTACCTGTCGGCGCCGAAGACGGCGGTCGCCGGTCAGGCCACGATCGTCTTCGAGAACAGCACGGCCACCGGCAACACCACGGGCATGCCGCACACGCTGACGTTCGTGACGAGCGATCCCGAGTTCAACAGCGATGTGCAGCTCAACATCCTGGCCAATCCGAACGACGCCCAGGGCGGCAAGCACACCGCCCAGGTCACGCTCACCCCCGGCCGGTATTTCTACCACTGCACCATTCCCGGCCACGGCCAGATGCAGGGCATCCTCACGGTGACCGAGGGCACCGGCGAGGACACCACGGCGCCCGAGGCGTCGGCACACGTCAGCGGCACGCAGAACACGCAGGGCCAGTACGTCGGTTCGGCGAGCGTGGCGCTGCACGCCACCGACACGGGCGGCTCCGGGCTCGACCGGATCGAGTACGCGATCGGCGACACGGGTGCCTGGCAGCCGTACACCACGCCGGTCGTGATCGACCAGGTCGGCGACCACAAGATCCGCTACCGGGCGTTCGACAAGGCGGGGAACGTCTCCGCCGAGAAGAGCGCCGCGTTCACGGTCGTGGCACCGCAGTCGGACGACACCACCGCGCCGGAGACCTCGGCGACGGTGAGCGGTGAACGCGACGCGAGCGGGGCGTACGTCGACATGGCGACGGTCACCGTCTCCGCGTCCGACACGGGCTCCGGGGTCAACACCATCGAGTACGCGATCGGCTCCGGCGCCTGGCAGCCGTACACCGCGCCCGTGATGGTGCACCAGGTGGGCGAGCACACCGTCCGCTACCGCGCCACCGACAAGGCGGGCAACGTGGCGGCCGAGAAGAACGTGCGGTTCACGGTGGTCGCGGCGCCGCCGCAGGACACGACCCCGCCGGTGACGGGCGTGACCGTGGAGGGCACGAAGAACTCCGACGGGGCGTACGTCAACAGCGCCCGGGTGACCGTCACGGCGACCGACGCGCACGGTTCGGGCGTCGAGCGGATCGAGTACTCGCTGGACGGCGGCCCTTACCTGGCGTACTCGGCGCCGGTGGTGGTGGACCGGGCCGGTGCGCACACCGTGGCGTACCGGGCGACCGACAAGGCCGGCAACACCTCGGCGGCCCGCACGGTGACCTTCACGGTCGTCTCCGGCGGGGTCCCGGCGCCGAACTGCCCGGAGTACGACGAGCGGCTGACGGTGTTCGTCGGCACGGTCGACTCGGGGGTGCGCAACCGCGTGACCGACAACCGGTGCCGGATCGGCGAGCTGATCGAGGACGAGAAGGAGTGGACGTCCCACGCGCTGTTCCTCAAGCACGTCACGTCCGTCCTGGACGCGCTGCTGAAGGAAGGCGTGATCGACCAGCGCGAGTACAACGCGATCCGCAAGGCGGCCCGCCAGTCGGGCATCGGCAAGCCGGGGCAGACCGCGGGCTACCGGGCGATCTTCGACGGCAGCGCGGAGTCCCTGGCCAAGTGGCAGCACGTGGGCGGCGGTTCGTTCGGGCTGAACCCGGACGGGACGATCACCTCCAGCACCACCACCCCGGGCATGGGCATGCTGTGGTTCCCGCAGCGCAAGTACGGCGACTTCTCGCTGAAGCTCCAGTGGCGTGACGACGCGCCCGGCACCGGCAACGCCAACTCAGGCGTCTTCGTGCGCTTCCCGTGGGTCCACGACCACCCGGAGGAGTCCCGGCCCGAATGGGTCGCCATCAAGTACGGGCACGAGGTGCAGGTGCTCGACCGGCCCGACGGCGACCTGTACAAGACCGGGTCGGTCTACGGATTCGACCGGGTCGGTCTCGCCGGTGCCGGGGTGACGCAGAAGGGCACCTGGAACGACTACGAGATCCGGGTGGAGGGCCAGCACTACTCGGTCTTCCGCAACGGCGTGCTGATCAACGAGTTCGACAACACCGGCGGCCAGGAGTTCAGCCCGCCCCGCGCGGACGACCCGGGCACGGACGGGCGGCGCTTCGCCTCCGGCTACGTCGGGCTCCAGGTGCACGGCACCACGGACGTGGTCTCGTTCCGTGACATCCGGATCAAGGAGTTGTAG
- a CDS encoding CoA transferase subunit A, whose translation MDKVVATALEAVADVPDGASLAVGGFGLSGVPNVLIQALHERGVAGLSVVSNNCGAMESGLAVLLAAGRIARVTGSYIGANKEFARQYLAGELEVELIPQGTLAERLRAGGAGIPAFYTPAGVGTQVADGGLPWRYDGEGGVALASPPKEVREFDGTPYVLERGIRTDFALVRAAKGDRHGNLVFNKSARNFNPLAAMAGRIAIAEVEELVEPGEIDPDAVHLPGVFVQRVLALTPEQAADKQIEQRTVRS comes from the coding sequence ATGGACAAGGTGGTCGCCACAGCCCTGGAGGCGGTGGCCGACGTGCCGGACGGCGCGTCGCTCGCGGTGGGCGGTTTCGGGCTGAGCGGTGTGCCGAACGTACTGATCCAGGCGCTCCACGAGCGCGGGGTCGCCGGGCTGTCGGTGGTGTCCAACAACTGCGGGGCGATGGAGTCCGGCCTCGCGGTCCTCCTCGCCGCCGGCCGGATCGCCCGGGTCACGGGCTCCTACATCGGCGCCAACAAGGAGTTCGCCCGGCAGTACCTGGCCGGCGAGCTGGAGGTCGAGCTGATCCCGCAGGGCACGCTCGCCGAGCGGCTGCGGGCCGGCGGCGCCGGGATCCCCGCCTTCTACACCCCGGCCGGGGTGGGCACCCAGGTCGCCGACGGCGGACTGCCGTGGCGCTACGACGGGGAGGGCGGCGTCGCGCTGGCCTCGCCGCCGAAGGAGGTCCGGGAGTTCGACGGCACCCCGTACGTGCTGGAGCGGGGCATCCGCACCGACTTCGCCCTGGTCCGGGCAGCGAAGGGCGACCGGCACGGGAACCTGGTGTTCAACAAGTCCGCCCGCAACTTCAACCCGCTGGCCGCGATGGCCGGGCGGATCGCGATCGCCGAGGTCGAGGAGCTGGTGGAGCCCGGCGAGATCGACCCGGACGCGGTGCACCTGCCGGGCGTCTTCGTGCAGCGGGTGCTCGCGCTCACCCCGGAGCAGGCGGCGGACAAGCAGATCGAGCAGCGGACGGTGAGGTCCTGA